The Streptosporangiales bacterium genomic sequence GAGAGGACAAGCTCGACGAGATCCTCAACGCGGCGGAGGACATCCTGCGCGCGGACGGGTACGCGTCGCTCACCCACAGCGCCGTGGCCCGTGCGCTCGGGCTGGCACGGACGGCGATCTGCTGGTACTTCCCGACCAGGGACGACCTGTTCGTGGCGACGGTCGAACGAATCTTTACTGCGACCTTCGCGAAGGCACCGGCTGCCAGGAGCTACCAACGGCGCATCGAATGGGGCATGGACAGGCTCGCGGAGCTGCAACCGCTCATCCTGGTGCTGCACGAGCGCGCCGGACACTCCGACGCCGCCGCCCGGCTCGAGGCGGCGATCCAGATCCAGCTGTGCGACCGACTCCGCGATGTCCTCCGGCCACATGTCGAACCAGCGCGACTCGACCGGGTCGCCACGACCGTCG encodes the following:
- a CDS encoding TetR family transcriptional regulator, whose translation is MPRNRSDIDREDKLDEILNAAEDILRADGYASLTHSAVARALGLARTAICWYFPTRDDLFVATVERIFTATFAKAPAARSYQRRIEWGMDRLAELQPLILVLHERAGHSDAAARLEAAIQIQLCDRLRDVLRPHVEPARLDRVATTVVVFIEGLLAHRTPAVERRRMLRFLVAELVP